A genomic region of Colletotrichum destructivum chromosome 5, complete sequence contains the following coding sequences:
- a CDS encoding Putative Zinc finger, PHD-type, ubiquitin interacting, Zinc finger, FYVE/PHD-type: protein MAPPSPRRSSRARGNTVSQSQQSSTTSSLSSRGERTTRSLNKTSSAKSTPSASLSSEPPEDLDDTLPSRRRTRAQEDARDKPRVDPYDMATGSDDVQEDDESVRCVCGFDEYPGPPPFEEDSKQGKHNPEADFFASIELSDEVSGLFVQCDVCKVWQHGACVGIFTEESSPDEYFCEKCRKDLHKIHAASNGQRYSNYLPLNRPSRASSRATSLVKDGTRSPKESSKSGRASSATQASKRRSTMNSRDAAYDEDEQLRRAIEASKEETVPEPTELGSRRAKRGRSGSEENLVSLKRQRTSSPSMSPPPEKTEAVEDDTDEENNARNGQPKKPRGARTQREKSEREERDRQRAEAANRRKGRADRRRAEGTTPANPGKEPEAHVGAESDPSEEAPPAPPRPAVKPSTEPLSAVPIEAPPSSAPTPDTPPANALVGSSHKKTSRINQKRGKGRNQYTKDREDNEDTPARSMSRDIGRNQDDHTGTGTTKQTQDHHSKHGVRSKANNAHSKVSMNDMKRRVAAFLDFISKTQIELAGEALPGSRSSQNSSQQQSPRATTASDAPNTSMNGETNMEAKDSPVTSAAAEAGTKEFKALNCVEMMDVLTRDLLRWQNQYAP from the exons ATGgcacccccctctcctcgaCGTTCTTCACGAGCCCGAGGCAATACCGTCTCTCAATCACAGCAAtcttcgacgacgtccaGCCTGTCGAGTCGAGGCGAAAGGACCACAAGATCCCTCAATAAGACCTCTTCCGCTAAATCCACACCGAGCGCCTCGCTCTCCTCCGAGCCACCCGAAGACCTGGACGACACCCTTCCCTCACGCCGCAGAACTCGCGCTCAAGAGGACGCCCGCGACAAGCCTCGTGTCGATCCTTACGACATGGCTACTGGGAGTGACGACGTtcaagaggacgacgagtctGTACGATGTGTCTGTGGCTTCGACGAATACCCGGGCCCCCCACCTTTCGAGGAGGACTCTAAACAGGGAAAGCACAATCCGGAGGCCGACTTCTTTGCTAGCATTGAGTTGTCGGACGAAGTCTCTGGACTTTTCGTCCAGTGCGATGTCTGCAAAGTCTGGCAGCACGGTGCTTGCGTCGGTATCTTCACCGAAGAGAGTTCGCCTGACGAATACTTCTGTGAAAAGTGTCGCAAGGATTTGCACAAGATCCATGCGGCAAGCAATGG GCAACGATACTCCAATTACCTGCCACTTAATCGCCCGTCGCGCGCATCGTCTCGGGCTACGTCGCTGGTTAAGGACGGTACCCGTTCACCCAAGGAATCGAGCAAGAGTGGTCGTGCTTCGTCTGCGACCCAGGCCTCGAAGAGAAGATCGACCATGAATAGTCGTGACGCCGCATACGATGAGGATGAGCAGCTGCGGCGGGCCATCGAGGCCAGCAAAGAAGAAACGGTTCCAGAGCCAACGGAGCTTGGATCAAGGCGAGCGAAGCGAGGtcgcagcggcagcgagga GAACTTGGTCAGCTTGAAGAGGCAACGTACAAGCTCACCGTCAATgtcgccgcctcccgagAAGACCGAAGCCGTCGAAGACGATACAGACGAGGAAAACAATGCAAGAAATGGCCAACCAAAGAAGCCTCGCGGTGCCCGGACTCAACGCGAGAAGTCGGAGCGCGAAGAGCGTGACAGGCAACGAGCCGAGGCAGCGAATCGACGAAAGGGTCGTGCAGACCGGAGAAGGGCTGAGGGTACGACCCCTGCAAATCCGGGTAAAGAACCTGAAGCTCACGTGGGCGCAGAGTCAGATCCGTCGGAAGAAGCACCTCCCGCACCACCTCGTCCTGCCGTCAAGCCCAGCACGGAGCCGCTATCGGCAGTACCGATCGAAGCACCTCCATCATCTGCGCCGACCCCAGACACCCCGCCAGCAAATGCACTAGTCGGGAGCTCGCACAAGAAAACGAGCCGCATCAACCagaaaagagggaaaggcAGGAACCAATATACCAAGGACCGCGAGGACAACGAAGACACCCCAGCGCGGTCGATGTCCCGAGACATTGGAAGAAATCAGGATGATcacaccggcaccggcaccacAAAACAAACCCAGGATCACCACTCCAAACATGGTGTGAGGAGTAAGGCGAACAATGCTCACAGCAAAGTGTCGATGAACGACATGAAGCGCAGAGTCGCTGCGTTCCTTGACTTTATATCGAAGACACAAATTGAACTTGCAGGTGAGGCACTTCCAGGATCAAGAAGTAGCCAAAACAGTTCTCAACAACAAAGCCCGCGTGCAACCACTGCGTCCGACGCACCAAATACCAGCATGAACGGCGAGACAAATATGGAGGCGAAGGATTCACCTGTTACAAGCGCGGCAGCAGAGGCCGGGACGAAGGAGTTCAAGGCGCTTAACTGCGTGGAGATGATGGACGTTCTCACTCGAGATCTCTTGCGATGGCAAAATCAGTATGCGCCCTGA
- a CDS encoding Putative GTP-binding protein, orthogonal bundle domain superfamily, with protein sequence MLPTAARWAFAPRLHFAVSESIPRSYYLGHHHAALREISSRLSDVGLVLECRDYRVPITSWNPVLDRAIAGRERIVVYTHRDLGADSPAAVEHALRRFHRGHSIVGGTPQRVIFWRKDDPASTKQLLSEIRSVAHSVDSLTGMRALVVGMPNVGKSTLLNKLRVHGMHKKPNVARVGAQPGVTRKLGSPVRILDSEGDGGMGLGEGVFVLDTPGVFMPYVSEAENMVKLALVGSVKDDRIPMEILADYLLYRLNLTDPSAYAKYSEPTNEVNDLLLGVARKTGKLKAGGEANADSAADWIIKQWRAGNLGKFVLDDISDEAFKEKELAREGQGPLSMNQARRKEKEARKERALNKAKAI encoded by the coding sequence ATGCTTCCGACGGCCGCGCGCTGGGCCTTCGCGCCCCGCCTCCACTTTGCCGTTTCCGAATCCATCCCCCGCTCCTACTAcctcggccaccaccacgctGCGCTGCGCGAAATCTCATCGCGCCTCTCGGACGTCGGCCTGGTCCTCGAGTGTCGCGACTACCGCGTCCCCATCACGAGCTGGAACCCAGTCCTCGACCGCGCTATCGCAGGCCGCGAGCGCATCGTCGTCTACACCCaccgcgacctcggcgccgacagccccgccgccgtcgagcacgCGCTGCGCCGCTTCCACCGGGGCCATTCCATCGTCGGAGGCACACCGCAGCGCGTCATATTCTGGCGGAAGGACGACCCGGCGAGCACGAAGCAGCTCCTCTCCGAGATCAGGAGCGTGGCGCACTCCGTCGACAGCCTGACGGGCATGCGCGCGCTGGTCGTCGGCATGCCCAACGTGGGCAAGAGTACGCTGCTGAACAAGCTTCGCGTGCACGGCATGCACAAGAAGCCAAACGTCGCTAGAGTAGGCGCGCAGCCCGGCGTCACGCGCAAGCTGGGGTCGCCGGTACGCATCCTCGACTCCGAGGGggacggcggcatgggcctcggcgagggcgtcttCGTGCTCGACACGCCCGGCGTTTTCATGCCCTACGTTTCTGAGGCCGAGAACATGGTGAAGCTCGCGCTCGTGGGCTCCGTCAAGGACGACCGCATCCCGATGGAGATCCTCGCCGACTATCTTCTGTACCGCCTCAACCTTACCGACCCGAGCGCCTATGCCAAATACTCCGAACCAACGAACGAAGTTAACGACCTGCTCCTTGGCGTCGCGCGCAAGACAGGGAAACTGAAGGCCGGCGGAGAGGCGAATGCGGACAGTGCAGCCGACTGGATCATCAAGCAGTGGAGAGCCGGGAACCTCGGCAAGTTTGTGCTCGATGACATCAGCGACGAAGCATTTAAGGAGAAGGAGCTTGCAAGGGAAGGACAAGGCCCGCTGAGCATGAACCAGGCACgaaggaaagagaaggaagcaagaaaagagagagccctcaacaaggccaaggcgatATAG
- a CDS encoding Putative bicarbonate transporter produces MTPNSTAAGPYDDREFPSATSPRSQSDVITPIRESHGLISDRVERRSSEKREDRDGVSSGDAGPERRSGRWRGYFRRGGKLRPFRLLKEDFGNFRLRYYSDWTVFNQLVLASAVYVFFTNILPGITFASDLYVLTGESWGTIEVVFSTGLCGVIFSLFSAQPLTILGVTGPFSVLAENIYTLCENSFKIPFLPFMAWSLIHSGWMHYLLAIFNAHDYTMQYVTDFSADIFSLLNSVIYFYKAVRELQRTKAVVSLAAFLYSIIGAAGTCMLAIFLSTAVSWKPLFHRYVRMGLTEYAAAISIVFFIGMPYVGDLAQLDHNRLEVSKTFRPSSPSRDYFFVEFWKLSIGWIFIAIIPGIIITVLFYFDHEISSIICTAKRYGVQKPGGYAWDVMLLGTTTIMCGILGIPPANGLLPQAPLHSESLMYTVYEDPPTSDSGPGDDPPAKPVLRVYEQRYSHFIQAAGILLFISPPFQHVLGLTPTSVLAGLFLFMGYQSLSVNPILTRIWQLLTPISELPDLPHGASWMGIHFYTITQLVLTGIVFGVTLTVAAPGFPIIIIILVPVRLFFMNRIWSRQTLRYVDGWATREGKPEDDNNDRCRGGVVTSGAAARQAADADEEKGNKIT; encoded by the exons ATGACACCAAACTCCACGGCCGCGGGGCCATACGACGACCGAGAGTTCCCTTCAGCAACATCACCTCGTTCTCAGTCCGATGTCATCACGCCGATACGCGAGTCGCACGGTCTCATTAGCGACCGTGTCGAGCGGAGGTCTTCCGAAAAGCGGGAGGACCGCGACGGCGTATCAAGCGGCGATGCGGGCCCAGAGCGGCGCAGCGGCCGGTGGCGGGGTTACTTCCGCAGAGGCGGCAAGTTGAGGCCGTTCCGGCTACTGAAGGAGGACTTTGGGAACTTCAGGCTGCGGTACTACTCCGACTGGACTGTGTTCAACCAGCTCGTCCTGGCGAGCGCGGTGTATGTCTTCTTCACCAACATCTTGCCCGGTATCACGTTTGCCAGCGACCTGTATGTCCTGACGGGGGAGTCGTGGGGCACCATCGAGGTTGTGTTTAGTACTGGGCTTTGCGGCGTCATCTTTTCCCT GTTTTCGGCTCAGCCGTTGACGATCCTCGGTGTGACCGGGCCATTCTCGGTACTGGCGGAGAACATCTACACTCTGTGCGAGAACTCATTCAAG ATCCCCTTCCTGCCCTTTATGGCATGGTCGCTCATCCACTCCGGCTGGATGCACTACCTCCTGGCGATATTTAACGCCCACGACTACACCATGCAATACGTCACTGACTTCAGCGCCGACATTTTTTCTCTTCTCAACAGCGTCATCTACTTCTACAAAGCCGTCCGGGAGCTTCAGCGCACGAAGGCCGTCGTCTCGCTCGCCGCCTTCCTGTACTCCATCATCGGTGCTGCGGGAACCTGTATGCTCGCCATCTTCCTGTCCACGGCCGTCTCGTGGAAGCCGCTGTTCCACAGGTACGTCCGCATGGGCCTGACCGAGTATGCCGcggccatctccatcgtcttcttcatcggcATGCCCTACGTCGGCGAccttgcccagctcgacCACAACCGGCTCGAGGTCTCCAAGACGTtcaggccctcgtcgccgagcagaGACTATTTCTTTGTGGAGTTCTGGAAGCTCTCTATTGGGTGGatcttcatcgccatcataccgggcatcatcatcaccgtcctCTTCTATTTTGACCACGAGATCAGCAGCATCATATGCACGGCCAAGAGGTACGGGGTCCAGAAACCGGGGGGCTATGCGTGGGATGTCATGCTCCTTGGCACGACGACCATCATGTGTGGGATCCTCGGCATTCCGCCAGCCAACGGGTTGCTGCCGCAAGCACCACTCCACTCCGAGTCCCTGATGTACACGGTCTATGAGGATCCGCCAACCAGCGACTCAGGGCCCGGCGACGACCCCCCCGCGAAACCCGTCCTGCGAGTGTACGAGCAGCGGTATTCGCACTTCATCCAGGCGGCGGGCATCCTGCTGTTCATCTCGCCGCCGTTCCAGCACGTGTTGGGGCTGACGCCGACATCGGTCCTTGCGGGTTTGTTCTTGTTCATGGGCTATCAGTCACTGTCCGTGAACCCGATCCTCACCAGAATTTGGCAGCTCCTCACGCCCATCTCAGAGCTGCCTGATCTGCCGCATGGCGCGAGCTGGATGGGGATCCACTTCTACACCATCACTCAACTGGTCCTGACGggcatcgtcttcggcgtTACGCTGACCGTCGCTGCCCCTGGGTttcccatcatcatcatcatttTGGTCCCGGTGCGGCTGTTCTTCATGAACAGGATCTGGAGCCGCCAAACGCTGCGGTACGTTGACGGTTGGGCCACCAGGGAAGGCAAACCGGAAGACGATAACAACGATcgctgccgaggaggcgtCGTGACTTCGGGGGCTGCAGCTAGACAGGCAGCTGATGCCGACGAAGAAAAGGGCAACAAGATAACGTAG
- a CDS encoding Putative short-chain dehydrogenase/reductase SDR, NAD(P)-binding domain superfamily, giving the protein MSLSVAGKYAIITGAGSGINFAFAKLLLERGCSVMIGDLALRPGASSLLAQYPHPQQPSRPSALFQPTNVASWPQLTRLWTKTLESFPQIDIVVPGAGIFEPSWSSFWRPPKTETNPQTNSRDAADAEPGTYAVLDVNLAHPIRLSQLAIGHWTQQKREGCLVHVGSIAGYAAGIGSPLYMASKHGLHGFVRSMGGMRDRLGIRCGAVAPGAVMTPMWLEDPEKQHMAQGEGSDLFIDPEEIARGMLELCENPEHGDGTILEVTKGATRVVPLYHAEPPGGTGAVIPRLVDEAEKIWGELKSLGLKV; this is encoded by the exons ATGTCGCTGTCTGTAGCTGGCAAGTatgccatcatcaccggcgccggATCAG GCATCAACTTCGCCTTCGCCAAATTGCTCCTCGAACGCGGCTGCTCCGTCATGATAGGCGACCTCGCTCTCCGCCCAGGCGCATCCTCACTCTTGGCCCAATATCCGCATCCGCAGCAGCCCAGCCGGCCCTCGGCCCTGTTCCAGCCCACCAACGTCGCCTCCTGGCCACAGCTCACGCGGCTCTGGACCAAAACTCTGGAATCATTTCCCCAGATCGATATTGTCGTCCCAGGAGCCGGGATCTTCGAGCCCTCTTGGAGTTCGTTCTGGAGGCCCCCGAAAACGGAGACAAATCCGCAGACGAACTCTCGTGATGCGGCGGATGCGGAGCCCGGTACGTACGCCGTGCTTGACGTGAACCTGGCGCACCCGATCCGGTTGAGTCAGCTTGCGATCGGACACTGGACCCAGCAGAAGCGAGAGGGGTGTCTGGTGCATGTGGGTAGCATCGCAGGCTACGCGGCGGGGATTGGATCGCCGCTGTACATGGCGAGCAAGCATGGTCTGCACGGGTTTGTGAGGTCCATGGGAGGTATGAGAGACCGATTGGGGATCCGTTGCGGTGCCGTCGCGCCGGGGGCTGTCATG ACGCCGATGTGGCTGGAAGACCCGGAGAAACAGCATATGGCGCAGGGAGAGGGCTCGGATCTGTTCATCGACCCCGAAGAGATTGCTAGGGGCATGCTGGAACTTTGCGAGAACCCCGAGCACGGCGATGGGACAATCCTGGAGGTCACGAAGGGCGCCACGAGGGTTGTGCCCCTGTATCATGCTGAGCCTCCGGGTGGAACGGGGGCGGTGATACCGCGGCTTGTTGACGAGGCTGAGAAGATCTGGGGTGAGCTCAAGAGCTTAGGATTGAAGGTGTAG
- a CDS encoding Putative 2EXR domain-containing protein — protein sequence MMPRRPHLELFNPVLPNADHISFNWFPQLPAEIRHLVWKHALRRHRMIHVILGRRVERGHGNEAKGAERYSLCNGRGLSISGNHYDVVILDRYALLPENIMLVNKEARDAVLSFYPVQVPCQRRLGLEVKSKTQYKDSVLRLNFDWDYLRITAAHAFPYFFDFLHDLRAHDPRGRGLQHLVVEDNCFRAPGVTSFSPASLDARALVAFKETLTNLKTVWFKNTPRGGRTLDVLTWMHVNAFNYGFPVFPTFTFFDSPVKDPRNISRDLRKVSGSTSDWREWPLGWRTLLRRLGIRPEDVEENAGVDVRMMIASDRQDEVRTREDAARVLHEEDFEWLQLQWWFRGWDRPQPGGGGGGDRPAGCFATASGLQPGLPELDGPEILAAAPPPALGFWLFPVEAFGEISDDRDPGSWIRSKGVFDLSSHWPDLALVDVL from the coding sequence ATGATGCCCAGGCGACCGCATCTCGAACTGTTCAACCCCGTCCTTCCCAATGCTGACCACATAAGCTTCAACTGGTTCCCCCAGCTGCCAGCGGAAATACGCCACCTCGTATGGAAGCACGCTCTCCGGCGTCATCGCATGATTCATGTCATTCTCGGGAGGCGAGTGGAAAGAGGACATGGCAATGAAGCCAAGGGTGCCGAACGATACTCCCTCTGTAACGGTCGGGGCCTGTCCATCAGCGGGAACCACTACGACGTGGTGATCCTAGATAGATACGCTCTCCTCCCTGAGAATATCATGCTGGTTAACAAGGAGGCGCGAGACGCTGTCCTGTCATTCTACCCGGTACAAGTGCCCTGCCAACGCAGGCTCGGCTTAGAAGTCAAATCCAAGACCCAATATAAAGACTCGGTTCTCCGCTTGAACTTCGACTGGGACTACCTCAGAATCACGGCCGCGCATGCATTTCCCTATTTTTTCGACTTCCTCCACGACCTCCGCGCCCACGAcccccgcggccgcggcctccAGCATCTAGTCGTGGAAGACAACTGCTTCCGCGCGCCCGGGGTGACGTCCTTTTCGCCTGCCTCGCTCGATGCCCGCGCTCTCGTGGCTTTTAAAGAAACACTCACGAACCTCAAAACCGTCTGGTTCAAGAACACAccccgcggcggccgcaCTCTCGATGTGCTGACCTGGATGCATGTTAACGCCTTCAACTACGGCTTCCCCGTGTTTCCGACCTTCACCTTCTTCGACTCCCCGGTCAAGGACCCGCGAAACATCTCCCGCGATCTGCGGAAAGTCAGCGGCAGCACGTCTGACTGGCGCGAGTGGCCCCTTGGATGGAGGACTCTTCTGCGCAGACTCGGTATTCGCCCtgaggacgtcgaggagaaTGCGGGTGTCGACGTCCGCATGATGATCGCCTCGGACCGGCAAGACGAGGTCCGCACCCGCGAAGACGCCGCGCGGGTCCTGCACGAGGAGGACTTTGAATGGCTGCAGCTGCAATGGTGGTTCCGCGGGTGGGACCGCCCGCAGccagggggcggcggcggtggggaTCGGCCGGCCGGGTGCTTCGCAACGGCGTCCGGGCTGCAGCCGGGTCTACCGGAGCTCGACGGTCCCGAGatcctggcggcggcgccaccgccggcgctTGGGTTTTGGTTGTTCCCCGTCGAGGCGTTTGGTGAGATTTCCGACGACAGGGATCCCGGTTCGTGGATCAGGTCAAAGGGTGTTTTCGACTTGAGTTCGCACTGGCCCGACCTGGCGCTGGTAGATGTGTTATGA
- a CDS encoding Putative 4'-phosphopantetheinyl transferase domain-containing protein, whose amino-acid sequence MAPIIIQWILDTRHLWPEATETKQLEQVASRALDLLKSEERKAVLKYYHVRDAKLSLGSHLLKRYAISRFCGIPWPEATAVRDERTKPIFRAADGTTPLSFNVSHQAGLVALFAVHGYDAASGPVDVGVDVVCTSERRSRDHAMLRNEGWPKFVDIHADVLSPLEANFLKWQVLADIPPGLKPGASVEDAADFKLRCFYALWCLREAYVKMTGDALLAPWLGELQFKKFRPPAPAESFEADGEAVTEHEVVFKGTKVEDVKVSLRALGPDYMTCSAVRTPQRKEDGLAFELGPYKMLDIDEVLVFGESHLSR is encoded by the exons ATGGCACCGATTATCATACAGTGGATCCTAGATACACGGCATTTATGGCCGGAGGCCACTGAAACGAAGCAACTCGAGCAAGTC GCTTCTCGagccctcgacctcctcaaATCCGAGGAACGGAAGGCGGTGCTAAAGTACTACCACGTCCGCGACGCGAAGCTGTCTCTGGGCTCGCATCTCCTGAAACGTTACGCTATCAGCCGCTTCTGCGGCATCCCCTGGCCCGAGgccaccgccgtccgcgacgagCGCACCAAACCCATCTTCCGCGCCGCTGACGGCACCACCCCGTTGAGCTTCAATGTAAGCCACCAGGCAGGCCTCGTCGCGCTCTTCGCAGTCCACGGCTATGACGCCGCTAGCGGTCCGGTGGATGTTGGCGTTGATGTGGTCTGCACCTCGGAGCGCCGCTCAAGGGACCATGCCATGCTGAGAAACGAGGGTTGGCCCAAGTTCGTTGACATCCACGCCGATGTGCTATCCCCTTTGGAGGCGAACTTCCTCAAATGGCAGGTGCTTGCGGACATCCCGCCGGGGTTGAAGCCCGGCGCTTcggtcgaggatgccgccgactTTAAACTGCGGTGCTTCTATGCGCTGTGGTGTTTGAGGGAGGCGTATGTCAAGATGACGGGCGATGCGCTTCTTGCGCCGTGGCTGGGGGAACTGCAATTCAAGAAGTTcaggccgccggctccggcggaGAGTttcgaggccgacggtgAGGCGGTCACGGAACATGAGGTTGTGTTTAAGGGTACCAAAGTTGAGGATGTGAAGGTGTCTCTCAGAGCCTTGGGTCCCGATTACATGACATGCTCCGCTGTCCGGACGCCGCAGCGCAAAGAGGACGGGTTGGCTTTTGAGCTGGGCCCATACAAGATGCTGGATATAGACGAAGTGCTGGTGTTTGGCGAGAGCCATTTAAGCCGTTGA
- a CDS encoding Putative alpha/beta hydrolase-1 yields MAIPFIGRLNIVEYVALVGSFLLVGLEAIIRVLTLALPSPLISLFYRASRRLFNRFSTPAHKRAEQRKNSISTSVRDASDFVDLCRLYGYEAEEHVLQTKDGYLLGLHRLAWKKGEEGQKVNSGPGSLKKKVLYLHHGLLMNSEVWVCLTDERRCLPFVLAEQGYDVWLGNNRGNKYSKKSVHHSPKSPGFWNFSIDEFAFHDIPDSIAYILETTEQESLSYIGFSQGTAQAFATLAIHPKLNQQVNVFIALAPAMSPAGLSNGIVDALIKASPQVLFLLFGRRSILSSATMWQSILYPPIFVRVIDMGLSFLFNWRTKNISLSQKLAAYPHLYSFTSTKSVVHWFQIIRNKSFQMYDDDVHPPVSISSSSKYTKVAKYPTRNIKTPIVLVYGGSDSLVDIKVMLKELPSQTVATEIPHYEHLDFLWGRDVDAQVFPHVFDALDSFTDALHTKEEYDRYQLARQESLLGSGNAYKKHGYKGSDVSVSESSNTVDEGHNGNGNGNGNGNGLETPVSQNKTRDRPSAIPSPFGTTRMRTPYSQVVQDDESPSPSPDRPESRANEGEERPDSSLDTRESPTAKLKGIGVRRGSGGSHLSLDSMREGRGISLGTSKALGGVVTKSAIDAKGLGNTGVDENKSAKKKKRVTVAP; encoded by the exons ATGGCCATCCCTTTCATCGGCCGACTCAACAT CGTAGAATATGTCGCTTTGGTGGGGTCGTTCCTCCTGGTTGGACTCGAGGCGATTATCCGCGTCCTGACCTTGGCTCTAC CTTCACCGCTCATCTCGCTCTTCTATagagcttctcgtcgtctgTTTAACCGAttctcgacgccggcgcaTAAACGTGCGGAGCAGCGTAAGAATT CCATCTCAACGTCCGTGAGAGACGCATCCGACTTTGTGGACCTCTGCCGTCTGTACGGATATGAAGCCGAAGAGCATGTGCTGCAAACCAAAGATGGTtaccttcttggcctccacCGGCTGGCTTGGAaaaagggagaggagggacaGAAGGTCAACAGCGGGCCGGGAAgtttgaagaagaaggtctTGTATCTTCACCATGGTCTTCTTATGAACTCAGAAGTCTGGGTCTGCTTGACCGACGAGCGGCGGTGTCTTCCATTTGTCCTTGCCGAGCAGGGCTATGACGTTTGG CTTGGCAACAACCGTGGTAACAAGTATTCAAAGAAGTCGGTACACCACTCGCCCAAGTCGCCCGGCTTCTGGAATTTCTCCATCGACGAGTTTGCTTTCCACGACATCCCAGACAGCATTGCCTACATCCTGGAGACGACGGAGCAGGAGAGCTTGTCGTACATTGGATTCTCTCAGGGGACTGCGCAGGCCTTCGCTACCCTTGCCATTCACCCGAAGCTCAACCAGCAAGTCAACGTCTTTATCGCCTTGGCACCGGCCATGTCTCCCGCCGGCCTTTCCAATGGAATCGTCGACGCCTTGATCAAGGCTTCGCCCCAGGTCTTattcctcctcttcggccgcCGATCCATTCTCAGTTCAGCCACCATGTGGCAGTCCATTCTTTACCCGCCCATCTTTGTTAGAGTCATTGACATGGGCCTTTCCTTTCTGTTCAATTGGCGGACGAAGAACATCTCCCTCAGCCAAAAGCTCGCAGCGTATCCTCACCTCTACTCTTTTACTAGCACGAAGAGTGTGGTCCACTGGTTCCAAATCATTCGGAATAAGTCTTTCCAGAtgtacgacgacgacgtccaccCGCCTGTCTCGATTAGTTCCTCGAGCAAGTACACCAAGGTCGCGAAGTACCCCACGCGCAACATTAAGACGCCCATAGTTCTCGTgtacggcggcagcgactcGCTGGTTGACATTAAGGTCATGCTCAAGGAACTCCCGTCCCAGACCGTGGCCACCGAGATCCCTCACTACGAACATCTTGACTTTCTGTGGGGACGCGATGTTGACGCCCAGGTCTTCCCTCACGTATTTGATGCCCTCGACAGCTTCACGGATGCTTTGCATACGAAGGAGGAATACGACCGGTACCAGCTCGCGAGACAAGAGAGTCTGCTGGGCTCCGGTAACGCGTATAAGAAGCACGGGTACAAGGGCAGCGATGTTTCTGTTAGTGAGTCCTCAAACACGGTGGACGAGGGACACaatggcaacggcaacggcaacggcaacggaAACGGTCTCGAGACTCCTGTCTCCCAAAACAAGACTCGAGACCGCCCCTCCGCAATTCCCTCGCCGTTTGGCACCACCAGGATGCGGACCCCCTACTCCCAAGTGGTACAGGACGACGAatctccgtcgccgtctccggaTCGGCCTGAGAGCCGTGCGAacgagggagaagagaggcCAGATAGCTCACTGGATACTCGCGAGTCACCCACGGCCAAGCTCAAGGGCATCGGCGTCCGGCGCGGAAGTGGAGGAAGCCACCTGAGCCTGGATAGCATGCGCGAGGGTCGAGGAATAAGCCTTGGCACGAGCAAGGCTCTGGGAGGCGTGGTAACCAAGAGTGCGATCGATGCCAAGGGGTTGGGCAATACAGGCGTGGATGAGAACAAGAGtgcgaagaagaagaagcgggTGACGGTCGCGCCATAG